The following proteins come from a genomic window of Corynebacterium hansenii:
- a CDS encoding electron transfer flavoprotein subunit beta/FixA family protein, translating to MPNIVVLVKQVPDTWSERKLADDDFTLDRDSADAVLDEINENAVEAALKLKEEHGGNVTVATIGPERAVEALRKALSMGADDAVILSDDALAGSDAVQTAWALSTVIDAIGDVDLIITGNASTDGGTGTVPAVLGVYRGLPVLTHMRSVAVDGSTVTGERETEDGVHQLKANLPAIVSVTEKANEPRFASFKGIMAAKKKPVRELTLADVAAEAEQVGLENAATSVTSATPKPPKSAGERINDEGDGGVKLAEFLKAQKFI from the coding sequence GCGCAAGCTCGCCGACGACGACTTCACGCTCGACCGCGACAGCGCCGATGCCGTGCTCGACGAGATCAACGAGAACGCCGTCGAGGCCGCTCTGAAGCTGAAGGAAGAGCACGGCGGCAACGTCACCGTCGCCACCATCGGCCCGGAGCGCGCCGTGGAGGCCCTCCGCAAGGCGCTCTCCATGGGCGCCGACGACGCCGTGATCCTGTCCGACGACGCGCTGGCCGGCTCCGACGCGGTCCAGACCGCCTGGGCCCTGTCCACCGTCATCGACGCCATCGGCGACGTCGACCTCATCATCACGGGCAACGCCTCCACCGACGGCGGCACCGGCACCGTCCCCGCCGTCCTCGGCGTCTACCGCGGCCTCCCGGTCCTCACCCACATGCGCTCCGTCGCCGTCGACGGCTCCACCGTCACCGGCGAGCGCGAGACCGAGGACGGCGTCCACCAGCTCAAGGCCAACCTCCCGGCCATCGTGTCGGTGACCGAGAAGGCCAACGAGCCGCGCTTCGCCTCCTTCAAGGGCATCATGGCCGCGAAGAAGAAGCCGGTCCGCGAGCTGACCCTGGCCGACGTCGCCGCCGAGGCCGAGCAGGTCGGCCTGGAGAACGCCGCCACCTCGGTGACCTCCGCGACCCCGAAGCCGCCGAAGTCCGCCGGCGAGCGCATCAACGACGAGGGCGACGGCGGCGTGAAGCTGGCCGAGTTCCTCAAGGCCCAGAAGTTCATCTAA